From Ailuropoda melanoleuca isolate Jingjing chromosome 8, ASM200744v2, whole genome shotgun sequence, a single genomic window includes:
- the TAF1D gene encoding TATA box-binding protein-associated factor RNA polymerase I subunit D isoform X1 — MASNSAVEMENESDNSSSGSSLFKTQCVPYSPKQKQRNPTRKFVHSPQGGKERDSSSDSSFEPRPLTLKAIFERFKKKKRKKRKYKATGKPRGRPRGRKNSRRSQINKKQVRDKGSGFPFLESESARKPLPWRKILTFEQAVARGFFNYLEKLKYEYYLKESLKQMNVGEDLEKEDLDSRRYKYLDDDGSLSPIEESETENEAATNLGHNDECDIKLVAFHLKTLSGLKDIGVSQQSAQF, encoded by the exons ATGGCATCTAATTCAgctgtggaaatggaaaatgaaag TGATAACTCTTCTTCTGGTAGCAGCTTATTTAAAACTCAGTGTGTCCCTTACTCACCtaaacagaagcagagaaaccCTACTAGGAAGTTTGTTCATTCACCTCAAGGTGGTAAAGAAAGGGATTCATCTAGTGACTCATCTTTTGAACCAAGACCATTGactttaaaagctatttttgaaagattcaaaaaaaagaaacgtaaaaagaggaaatacaaagcAACAGGAAAACCAAGAGGAAGaccaagagggagaaaaaacagtAGACGTTCCCAGATAAATAAGAAACAAGTCCGAGACAAAGGGTCTGGGTTCCCATTTTTAGAATCCGAGAGTGCAAGAAAACCATTACCCTGGAGAAAGATTTTAACCTTTGAG CAAGCAGTGGCAAGAGGATTTTTCAACTACCTTGAAAAACTGAAGTATGAATACTACCTCAAGGAATCCTTGAAACAAATGAATGTTGGCGaagatttagaaaaagaagatctTGACAGTCGTAGATACAAATACTTGGATGATGATGGATCTCTCTCTCCTATTGAAGAGTCAGA AACAGAGAATGAGGCTGCAACAAATCTTGGACATAATGACGAATGTGATATCAAATTGGTG GCTTTTCACTTGAAGACACTGTCTGGACTTAAAG
- the TAF1D gene encoding TATA box-binding protein-associated factor RNA polymerase I subunit D isoform X2, producing MASNSAVEMENESDNSSSGSSLFKTQCVPYSPKQKQRNPTRKFVHSPQGGKERDSSSDSSFEPRPLTLKAIFERFKKKKRKKRKYKATGKPRGRPRGRKNSRRSQINKKQVRDKGSGFPFLESESARKPLPWRKILTFEQAVARGFFNYLEKLKYEYYLKESLKQMNVGEDLEKEDLDSRRYKYLDDDGSLSPIEESETENEAATNLGHNDECDIKLVAFHLKTLSGLKGVNMI from the exons ATGGCATCTAATTCAgctgtggaaatggaaaatgaaag TGATAACTCTTCTTCTGGTAGCAGCTTATTTAAAACTCAGTGTGTCCCTTACTCACCtaaacagaagcagagaaaccCTACTAGGAAGTTTGTTCATTCACCTCAAGGTGGTAAAGAAAGGGATTCATCTAGTGACTCATCTTTTGAACCAAGACCATTGactttaaaagctatttttgaaagattcaaaaaaaagaaacgtaaaaagaggaaatacaaagcAACAGGAAAACCAAGAGGAAGaccaagagggagaaaaaacagtAGACGTTCCCAGATAAATAAGAAACAAGTCCGAGACAAAGGGTCTGGGTTCCCATTTTTAGAATCCGAGAGTGCAAGAAAACCATTACCCTGGAGAAAGATTTTAACCTTTGAG CAAGCAGTGGCAAGAGGATTTTTCAACTACCTTGAAAAACTGAAGTATGAATACTACCTCAAGGAATCCTTGAAACAAATGAATGTTGGCGaagatttagaaaaagaagatctTGACAGTCGTAGATACAAATACTTGGATGATGATGGATCTCTCTCTCCTATTGAAGAGTCAGA AACAGAGAATGAGGCTGCAACAAATCTTGGACATAATGACGAATGTGATATCAAATTGGTG GCTTTTCACTTGAAGACACTGTCTGGACTTAAAG
- the C8H11orf54 gene encoding ester hydrolase C11orf54 homolog: MACAEYSFHVPSLEELVGVLQKGLKDNFADVQVSVVDCPDLTKEPFTFPVKGICGKTRIAEVGGVPYLLPLVKKEKVYDINKIAKEIKLPGAFILGAGAGPFQTLGFNCEFMPVIQTESEHKPPVNGSYFARVNPADGGCLLEKYSEKYHDFGCALLANLFASEGQPGKVIEVKAKRRTGKLNFVTCMRQTLEKHYGDKPVGMGGTFIIQKGKVKTHIMPAEFSSCPLNSDEEVNKWLRFYEMKAPLVCLPVFVSRDPGFDLRLEHTHFFSHHGEGGHYHYDTTPDTVEYLGYFLPAEFLYRIDQPKETHSFGRD; the protein is encoded by the exons ATGGCTTGTGCTGAGTATTCTTTCCACGTGCCAAGTCTCGAGGAGCTTGTTGGAG TTCTGCAGAAGGGGCTAAAGGATAACTTTGCTGATGTCCAGGTCTCTGTGGTTGATTGCCCTGATTTGACTAAGGAGCCATTTACCTTTCCTGTAAAAG gcatcTGTGGGAAAACTAGAATTGCAGAAGTAGGAGGTGTGCCCTACTTATTGCCtcttgtaaaaaaagaaaaa GTTTATGATATAAATAAGATTGCAAAAGAAATCAAGCTTCCTGGAGCTTTTATTCTTGGAGCAGGAGCAGGCCCATTTCAGACTCTTGGGTTCAATTGTGAG tttatgcCAGTTATTCAAACAGAAAGTGAACACAAACCTCCAGTGAATGGAAGTTACTTTGCCCGTGTTAACCCTGCAGATGGAGGGTGCCTACTAGAGAAATACAGTGAGAAATATCATGATTTTGGGTGTGCATTACTGGCTAATCTTTTTGCCAGTGAGGGTCAACCTGGAAAG gTCATTGAGGTGAAAGCCAAAAGAAGAACTGGAAAACTTAACTTTGTGACTTGTATGAGACAGACTCTTGAAAAACATTATGGAGATAAACCTGTAGGGATGGGAGGTACTTTCATAATTcagaagggaaaagtgaagaCTCACATAATG CCCGCAGAATTTTCTTCCTGCCCATTGAACTCTGATGAAGAGGTGAATAAATGGTTGCGCTTTTATGAGATGAAAGCTCCTTTGGTTTGTCTGCCAGTTTTTGTCTCCAGAGACCCA GGGTTTGATTTGCGATTGGAGCACACTCATTTTTTTAGTCATCATGGAGAAGGTGGACACTACCATTATGATACAACCCCAGACACAGTGGAATATCTTGGATACTTCTTGCCTGCAGAGTTTCTGTATCGCATTGATCAACCAAAAGAGACCCATTCATTTGGGCGAGattaa